A genomic window from Synechococcus sp. CBW1107 includes:
- a CDS encoding AbrB/MazE/SpoVT family DNA-binding domain-containing protein: MRSTITSRGQTVIPAAIRERFALGPSQRLEWVVEADGSIRVFPVAASPVKAFRGQGKLGGSTQRQLADRLADAALEA; this comes from the coding sequence ATGAGAAGCACGATCACGTCCCGCGGTCAGACCGTGATCCCGGCAGCCATCCGAGAGCGCTTTGCACTTGGACCCTCCCAGCGGCTGGAGTGGGTCGTGGAGGCCGACGGCTCGATTCGGGTCTTTCCGGTTGCCGCGTCTCCCGTGAAGGCCTTTCGGGGGCAGGGGAAGCTCGGGGGCTCGACCCAGCGCCAGCTGGCCGATCGGCTCGCTGATGCTGCGCTGGAAGCGTGA
- a CDS encoding PIN domain-containing protein encodes MTRFCLDTSALLTLRDDEPGADQVEQALVGPVRCTACFITRMEVLYRVWKDEGERAGRLAYEQLQALPIDWLEASEPLLISAAQIKATHALSLADAWIAAAALHCGATLLHKDPEFQAIDGLAQEWLA; translated from the coding sequence ATGACCCGGTTCTGCCTCGACACGTCGGCCTTGCTCACCTTGAGAGATGACGAGCCCGGTGCCGATCAGGTTGAGCAGGCCCTGGTGGGCCCTGTGCGCTGCACGGCCTGTTTCATCACCCGCATGGAGGTCTTGTACCGCGTCTGGAAGGACGAGGGTGAACGGGCCGGCCGACTGGCCTATGAGCAGCTGCAGGCGCTTCCGATCGACTGGCTGGAAGCCAGCGAGCCCCTGCTGATCTCTGCCGCGCAGATCAAGGCCACGCATGCCCTGTCCTTGGCGGATGCCTGGATCGCCGCGGCTGCTCTCCACTGCGGCGCCACCCTGCTGCACAAAGATCCGGAGTTTCAGGCCATCGACGGTCTAGCTCAGGAGTGGCTGGCCTGA